The segment TCTTTACCTgctcatatttattatataaaataaaaacacacatttcttaGCTGTAACCTTCGTTTAAAATGCTAACGGAGCTCGTTAGCGACGCGCGACCAGGCCTCGCGCTCTGTCTGCTCCACCAATAACGCGTTAAacttatatctatatatacttATTATAACTTATCACACCACTTTAACTGAAGGACATCTGCCTACTGATCTGATAACAcgctgtaatgtaatgtaaaggtATTTTATAGCAGCCTTTATAATTCACTACAGTGTGTTCAAGTCACACTATATCCCTAATGCCTTGTAAAAACTAAATGAATCAAAAATATGGTCGAAACACCGTCACTAAATgtgagtttaaaaaatatataattttatcttACGATTCATAAGAGAAATATATTATCAGTATCCTCTTTACTGGCCAGTAGCATGGCTTACATGCACGAAGAATTGATCATGGTGTGTTTGTGATAAAACAATGATATTAAAACTAAGAAGATATACTATAATACATATATTGTAAATGCCTAAAAACGTTTTTGCAAAAACATTGCATGAAAAATGAAACCATAAAATGGTGTAAAAGAATCATAACATGTAACATTTGATTGTCAAACGAAAtattagaagaagaaaaaagggacatgcatgtgtataaaaatggtttaaaagcACCAAACTCTGGAAAACGTTTTGTTGCAGTGTTGTATACACTGATATGGCATGAGAGTACAATGAATAGTTAACACCTTATATATTCAGGGTGGTTTTATATGTGAACATTAATTATTCTACAAGATACTTTTACGATcattatgtaaagaaaaatctGACTAACAGGAACTATCTAGTATCTTAAATTATAAACAagacattatttataataaattacaaattacttttttatttttggtttttttttatattacattacaagTTTTCAAATTTCCAaaattgtgtaatttatttaattgatgtCAGTTTTGAGGAAAAAGTCGAGTcccagaaaatatatatattttttattttattttataaactgctGCTTGTGCTGAGCTTGTTGCATAATTTCACCTGCTGgtgagctgcacacacacacacacacacacacacacacacacacacacacacacacacacctactgcataCAAGCAGTAGGTATGTCGTTAATCAGATTCTTAAAAATGGAAATTTAGTATGGAATTTGATATCGACCGAGTCTGATTGAGCTAATGTTTGAACTGTTTTTAACTCCCAGCATCCGGGAGGTGAAGAAGTGCTCCTGGAGCAGGCAGGTTCAGATGCAACAgagagctttgaggatgttggCCATTCCACAGATGCCAGAGAGATGCTCGAGCAGTACTACATCGGAGAGCTGCATGAGgtagtaaaataaaaagctattttatttagccttttttttttttttattcatgtctaTTTATAATGTTTGATTGGACTGACTTTTCAATTTCCAATTTAAACTGTGCTGTCAGAACAGAGCGTAAATTAATTTGAATCTTTTCCATGTTAATCAGCTATTCTGTTTTTGTTGTAGGATGACAGAAAACGAGATTGTAAAAAGGTAAGGAAACTCTGTCTGAATGTTGGAGCTTGTAACAGCTCTCTTTATTGAGTGAAGGGTATTCAGGATCTACTTTGTTTGCTGCTTCattttttcagaaatgttaatttgtctcttttttttttttttttttttttccttccttcactAGGAGGTTTATATTACAACTTCCAAAGAGTCCAGGTGAGAGAATATCTCTGATtgtgtctctctcgctctcgctctcgtgcttttttttcccctctgcctttttatttctgcttctttctttttataaagcCATCATATTTTCACTAGCTCTCAGTTGCTGCCtctgtctttcttctttttttttctgtaccatAGCCATTCagttctgtttctcttttctgtctgtttttctttgtctctttcagTTGGTCTGTCTTGTCTATATCAGTCTAGCTTTTTCCTCTcacaatctttctttttttacttcgCTCGCTTGCTCACACTTGCCAGCTGCCCTTGATCCATTAAGAAACGCTTTTGCTTTcaccttctgtctgtctctctctctttctctttctctcacatatatttacacatcacttttttattttccagttCATGGAGCACCTGGCTGATTCCTGCTGTAGCAGTAGCTGTTGTAGGCTTCATGTATCGTTATTACATGTTGGAGCACAAATCATCTTGAGCACGTTTGAGCAGCTCCTGGATTCCCAGAAACGGTCTCAGCACAACGTTTACCGGTACAAGATGGTATTGCAGTACTTGACAGCCTGATTGGTTTCGGATCAGGATCCAGGCCAGCGCAATTTTATATCTCTATTTCATCCAGAGGCCTTGGACTTTTTTCTGTCTGATTTCACACATTTATACTCACTCTAGTTCTCTcacttgtgcacacacacacactctctctctctctctctctctcatttatatatatatacatatacatacatacatacatatacatacatacatacatacatacatacatacatacatacatacatatatatatatatatatatatatatatatatatatatatatatatatatatatatatatatatatatatatatatatatatatatacacacacacacacacacacacacacacacacacacacaaccaatgTCTGACCATCACTGCCCTTCTCATGCCAGCCAGTTTACCAGGAAACACAATGATACATTCTTGACAGTTGTTTTGTGTACAATAGAAGCAGGATTAGTGCAGGATGAGGTTAATCTCCGCTTCTTTTTATTCCAGCTTCTTTTTAAATTCACATGCAGCACTAAATAGGAATGTGTGCGTTTGCCACTTTCTGttcatttctatctatctatctatctatctatctatctatctatctatctatctatatatatatatatatatatatatatatatatatattaattagtgtgtgtgtgtatgtatgtatgtatgtgtgtatatgtgtgtatatatatatatatatatatatatatatatatatatatatatatatatatatatatatatatatataaataaataaataatataattacacacgcacacatgactgaactgtgtgtgttaGGAAGATTTAAAGATTATTAATTATGAACATGCAACATTCAGATATTAGCAAAGTCCCCAATTAAAGGTTTTCCTTGAACTAGGGTAGATAATTTGTTTTGGCCGAGGGGTAACCCAAACTAGTTTACAccttcagtgtaaaaaaaataataatgtagcTTTTCTTATGTAGCATTATTTACtgcattactttattattattattattattattagggtttaataaactaaataattaataaaattgcccgtaatatatatatatttttaattttccttCTTGTACGATTAGGGCTGTGTGACTGcactagtttttttttgcacatcaggatattttatataaagctaaaacaatgcaaaaaaaattatttgtagtgCAGCCATAAGTTCAGACTTAAGTGATTTGCcaatacacttaaaaaaaaaaaatccaaaattttCCCCAAAGTGCTtgtgactgtgttttttttaattataacaaATTTGCAATGTTTTTGCAATTCCATTCAACGCTAGAGGTGGGCAATGCAACAAAAAAGTCACTATACTGAAACATTTTTACGATACATGATACCGattacaataattaaaatataaaaagcgtAAAACCGAAAAAAAGAGCAAGGAAATAGATCTGATGTGACTTGTATAtttctaaaatgtataaaagattTTTATACTGATTGTCCCTAAATGTGGATAGAAATTAATTCAGGAATTACATCAACACCGAGTTTCCGTGACATTTGATCAAATTGCCAGGTGTTAATTTTGTTAATGTttctttaatataataaactaatGCAGTAAATATTACTTAAGGAAAACTTATTTGTATTGATAAGAAATCCTGCTAAAGACTGAACACCAGGGATAATGTTCGTTCCATCCATGATTATAAATATGAGCATCtacttttgtatattttagaaGAATAAAATTATTCCATGCTGTGAAATCTTTATCAGAACTCCCTTTGTAATTCAGcctcagatttatttttactcaaaCGAGAATAAGCACTTGTTAATGTGTTATTTAGCCAGTGAACACAAGATGGTTAGCTTAGCTGTGGTTGTGAGAAACACGACCGGTGCAAGTGATTTTTATTCACTGTTAATGttgttaatttcatttaaataaaaaaagtttctacAGGATGGTACATGAAGGTGTGAACgagtaaagatttttttttgaggccattaacatttttaatacttgAACTGTCGAGcagtacatatattttattcatgtgCTGAATGTTCTATGCATTTCCCTCCCCCACCACCAAATTTTCAAAACTGTTGACACTTAAAGCGTGTAGCCTCGACGCCTGTTTGTTCAAATTACTTGCCTTGGTGTTCCAAGGGAACATTACGTTATATATGTGAACAGCCTGTGGTTTCTCTTCATGCATATTTGCCCCGTTCCTGTTCCTGCATTCTCTATAGTCCGTGTTTGATTTCTTCTCCTGTATAAATGTCTCATTCTTATGTAAATGATGTTCTCTAGTTACAGTTTaaattgtgatttgttttaaattcACTGCAGTGTATGTGAGGAGATAAATGAGATTAAGCCGGGTTTGTAATCACTGATGTTTAATTTATACTCAGATTAGAgactattaaaaatacattccAACTGGATGTCATGTGTGTTATGTAAAGGTAATAATTATAACACTACATTG is part of the Silurus meridionalis isolate SWU-2019-XX chromosome 9, ASM1480568v1, whole genome shotgun sequence genome and harbors:
- the LOC124391296 gene encoding cytochrome b5; translated protein: MGEEMENNSINTNSTTGDEKHQPAEDGDVKYYTRKQIQAHNMSKDAWLIIHDKVYDITCFLEEHPGGEEVLLEQAGSDATESFEDVGHSTDAREMLEQYYIGELHEDDRKRDCKKEVYITTSKESSSWSTWLIPAVAVAVVGFMYRYYMLEHKSS